The region CTTAACCGCCGCTTTGCCTGCGTCGTCAAAACCGGTGGTGCCGATGATGATGTTCACGCCTTGTTCCACACATTTTTGCAGGTGTTTCAAGGTCGGCTCGGGGCGGGTGAAGTCGATTAACACATCGCTTTGTGCCAATACGGCATCCACGTCGTCGGTGATGGCGATGCCAGTTTTGATGCCGATGGCGAAGCCGGCATCCAAGCCCAATGCTTCGGAAGCAGAATGCTCGATGGCACCGGATAACACGGTATCGGGGTGGTTGTTCACCGCCTCAACCAGTACTTTGCCCATGCGGCCGTTGACGCCGGCGATGGCCACTTTTAATGCAGTCATGAGTATTCCTTAAAATTATTGTGCGGCCGGGGCGGCAGCTTCGGCTGCGGCTTTTTGTTCCGCCTGCAATGCTTCGATGGATTTTTGGATGGCGTTGCCTTCCGCTTTCACCAAGGCATTGTTTTGAAAATGCAAGGTCAGGTTGGATTGGTCTTTAATCATGCCGTTGCGGCTGGTGTTGAAGGTGTAGTCCCAGCGGTCGGCATGGAAGGCATCCTGCAACAAAGGCGTGCCCAGCAGCAGCTGCACTTGGTCGCGGCTCATGCCCGGTTGCAAAGATACAACGGCGCGCGGATCCAATTTGTTGCCTTGCACGACTTGTAATTTGTAAGAAGGGAAAAGGGATACGCGCTCGGCAGAACAAGCTGCCAAACCCAGCAGGGCGGCCAAGGCCAGACATAAGGTTTTATTCACGGTGTACCTTTCTATCGGAATCGGAAAAAGAAAACGCCATCATCGCTTGAATAAGTTTAAAAAGCAAACGATAATCATCTTCAGAGTGGAAATTTAGGAAGATTGCCCCATACTGTATTGAGATAATGAAGATAGTTTATTGAAAACCTTTATAATCTCATAGTGGGCAAGTGGCCTAAAAGTGCGTATTATAACGGTTATTAGACCACGGGGGTATTGAATACTATGGAAAATTTCAGCAATATTGCGCAATTGAAAGACAGCGGTTTGAAAGTAACCGGTCCGCGCCTGAAAATCTTAGACTTGTTTGAAACGCATGCCGAAGAGCATTTGAGTGCCGAAGACGTGTACCGCATTTTGCTGGACGAAGGCATTGAAATCGGTGTGGCCACGATTTACCGCGTATTGACCCAATTCGAGCAAGCGGGCATTTTGCAGCGCCATCATTTCGAAACCGGCAAAGCGGTTTACGAACTGGACAAAGGCGACCACCATGACCACATCGTCTGCGTGAAATGCGGCGTGGTTACCGAATTCCACAATCCGGAAATCGAAGCGTTGCAAGACAAAATCGCCGAAGAAAACGGCTACCGTATTGTTGACCATGCGTTGTATATGTACGGCATTTGCGCCACTTGCCAAACAAAAAACAAACGCTAACCGCCATCTCTCTATTCAGACGGCCTCATCAGGATGTGAGGCCGTCTGAAATTTTTTAAGCCTAACCAAAATGAACATTCCTTTTCTGCCGCCGCAAGATTACCGTTTCCCCTGTCCCGATTATGCGCTGGCGCATTGCGACGGCTTGGTCGGCGTGAGCGCGGATTTGGACGAAGGCCGTTTGCTGTCGGCGTACCGCAGCGGCATTTTTCCGTGGTTTTCCGAAAACGGGCTGTTTTACTGGTTTGCCGCCGCGCCGCGCACGGTGTTGTTCCCCGAGCGCATCCACATCGGTAAATCTTTGGCCAAAACCTTGCGCAACAAGCCTTATGTGGTAAGCGTGAACCAAGATTTTGCCGCCGTGACGGGCAATTGCGCCGCCGTGCCGCGGCCGAATCAAAGCGGCACATGGATTGCGCCCGAGTTTCGGACGGCCTATGCGCGTTTGCACGACATCGGACACGCGCATTCGTTTGAATGTCGGTATCCCGACGAGCAAGGCCGTCTGAAACTGGCCGGCGGCTTTTACGGCGTGCAAATCGGGTGCGTGTTTTACGGCGAATCCATGTTTGCCTTGGCGCCCGACGCCTCCAAAATCGCCTTTGCCTGCGCCGTGCCGTATTTGGCGGAACATGGCATTGCATTGATTGACTGCCAGCAAGACACCGCACATTTGGCGCGTTTCGGTTCGGAGCAAATCGAATTTCACGATTTTCAGACGGCCTTACACAGATTAAACGCCCTGCCGTTGACGCGGCCCATCGGTTGCGAAGTGGTGCGGGCGACGCTTTGAATGATCAGGCCGTCCGAACGGTACACACGTTCAGACGGCCTAATCACGCTAATAGCTGACGAAACCGCATTTACATGGCAAAATAAATGCGTTAGAACATTGCAACAGGCCGTCTGAAATTGCGTTATGCGTTCAGACGGCCCCAACCCCCACTTAACAAGGAACCATCATGTCATTGCAAAACATCATCGAAACTGCGTTTGAAAACCGCGCCGGCATCACCCCGGCCGGCGTGACCCCTGAAGTCAAAGAAGCCGTATTGGAAACTCTGCGCCAATTGGATTCAGGCGAATTGCGCGTGGCCGAGCGCGAGAGCGTGGGCAAATGGAAAGTCAACGAATGGGCGAAAAAAGCCGTGTTGCTGTCTTTCCGCATTCAAGACAACGAAGTGTTGAACGACGGCGTGAACAAATATTTCGACAAAGTGCCGACCAAATTTGCCGACTGGTCTGAAGAAGAATTCCAAGCTGCCGGTTTCCGTGCGGTGCCGGGCGCAGTGGCGCGTCGCGGCAGCTTTGTGGGTAAAAACGTGGTACTGATGCCGTCATATGTGAACATCGGCGCGTATGTCGACGAAGGCGCGATGGTGGACACTTGGGCGACTGTCGGCTCTTGTGCGCAAATCGGTAAAAACGTGCACTTGTCAGGCGGCGTGGGCATCGGCGGCGTATTGGAGCCGTTGCAAGCCAATCCTACCATCATTGAAGATAACTGCTTTATCGGCGCGCGCTCTGAAATCGTGGAAGGCGTGATTGTCGAAGAAGGCAGCGTGATTTCTATGGGCGTGTTCATCGGTCAATCGACCAAAATCTTGGATCGCGAAACCGGTGAAATCTACCAAGGCCGCGTACCTGCCGGTTCGGTTGTGGTATCAGGCAGCATGCCTTCCGCCGATGGCAGCCACAGCCTGTATTGCGCCGTGATTGTGAAAAAAGTGGATGCGCAAACCCGTGCTAAAACCAGCGTTAACGAATTGTTGCGCGGCGTGTAATCAGCGTTGGTTTGAAACGTTAATGAAAAGGCCGTCTGAAAGATTTTCTTTCAGACGGCTTTTTTGTCTGGTTTGAGACCTTTGCAAAACTTCAGATTTGAGTACAGTCCGAAGTTATAGTGAATCCACTATATAACAGCATAGAAAGCGCAGACATACCATTAAATATAGGCAAGCTTTCGAGCAGCGCATAACGAAGCAATGTGCCGAAGATGAAAATTTTGGAAAGGTCTCGGTTTGTGTTTAAACACCGAATCAGCTTTGCTGGCACTGGCGGTAAAAACGAATCAAACCGTTCGTCGAGCTGTCGTGTGCCAAATCACCGTTTTGTTTCAATTCGGGTTCGATATTTTTCGCCAGCACTTTGCCGTATTCCACGCCCCATTGGTCGAACGGATTGATTTGCCACAATACGCCTTCGGCGAAGGTGCGGTGTTCGTAAGCGGCCATCAGCATGCCTAAGTTAAACGGCGTCAGGCGGTCGATCAGAAAGCCGTTGCTCGGGCGGTTGCCGGGGAATTCTTTATGCGGCGCCAGCGCTTCGCGTTCGGCTTCGGGCAGGCCGGTCAATTCGGCGCGGGCTTCTGCCAAGGTTTTGCCTTTCATCAACGCTTCGGCTTGGGCAAAGGCGTTGGCGACGGTGAAGCGGTGTTGGCGGCCGACTTGGTGCGGTGTGGTCATCGGCACGATGAAGTCAACCGGAATCAGGCGCGTGCCTTGATGCAGCAGTTGGAAATAGGCGTGTTGGCAGTTGACGCCTTCTTCGCCGAACACGATGCCGCCGGTTTTGTGGCCGGCTTTTTCGCCGTCAATGGTGCGGCTTTTGCCGCAGCTTTCCATGTCCAATTGGTTGAGCCATGCGGGAAAACGGCGCATATTGTGGCTGTAAGGCACGGCGGTATGGCCGTCCGAACCGTAAAAATTGTTGTACCAGACATGCAGCAAGGCCATCAACACGGGAATATTGTGGCGCAGCGGTGCGTTGAAGAAATGCTTGTCCATGGCATTGGCGCCGCTTAAAAATTCGCGGAAACGCGTTTCGCCCACGGCCACCATCAAGGGCAGGCCGATGGTTGACCACACCGAATA is a window of Neisseria yangbaofengii DNA encoding:
- a CDS encoding outer membrane protein assembly factor BamE gives rise to the protein MNKTLCLALAALLGLAACSAERVSLFPSYKLQVVQGNKLDPRAVVSLQPGMSRDQVQLLLGTPLLQDAFHADRWDYTFNTSRNGMIKDQSNLTLHFQNNALVKAEGNAIQKSIEALQAEQKAAAEAAAPAAQ
- the fur gene encoding ferric iron uptake transcriptional regulator, giving the protein MNTMENFSNIAQLKDSGLKVTGPRLKILDLFETHAEEHLSAEDVYRILLDEGIEIGVATIYRVLTQFEQAGILQRHHFETGKAVYELDKGDHHDHIVCVKCGVVTEFHNPEIEALQDKIAEENGYRIVDHALYMYGICATCQTKNKR
- the aat gene encoding leucyl/phenylalanyl-tRNA--protein transferase, which encodes MNIPFLPPQDYRFPCPDYALAHCDGLVGVSADLDEGRLLSAYRSGIFPWFSENGLFYWFAAAPRTVLFPERIHIGKSLAKTLRNKPYVVSVNQDFAAVTGNCAAVPRPNQSGTWIAPEFRTAYARLHDIGHAHSFECRYPDEQGRLKLAGGFYGVQIGCVFYGESMFALAPDASKIAFACAVPYLAEHGIALIDCQQDTAHLARFGSEQIEFHDFQTALHRLNALPLTRPIGCEVVRATL
- the dapD gene encoding 2,3,4,5-tetrahydropyridine-2,6-dicarboxylate N-succinyltransferase, whose product is MSLQNIIETAFENRAGITPAGVTPEVKEAVLETLRQLDSGELRVAERESVGKWKVNEWAKKAVLLSFRIQDNEVLNDGVNKYFDKVPTKFADWSEEEFQAAGFRAVPGAVARRGSFVGKNVVLMPSYVNIGAYVDEGAMVDTWATVGSCAQIGKNVHLSGGVGIGGVLEPLQANPTIIEDNCFIGARSEIVEGVIVEEGSVISMGVFIGQSTKILDRETGEIYQGRVPAGSVVVSGSMPSADGSHSLYCAVIVKKVDAQTRAKTSVNELLRGV
- the pgi gene encoding glucose-6-phosphate isomerase, with the translated sequence MTFSEAWQQLAEHQQATADIHMRDQFAEDVQRFDNMHETLHGLLFDYSKNRINEETLVLLCQLAEAAKLPEAMQAMRRGDKINTSEQRAALHTALRSSENAAPIMVDGENIIPKLHHELDRALAFAESIISGNHTGITGKRITDFVHIGIGGSDLGPQMCAQSLYDYRKNVRVHFISNSDDADIAQKLEKLNPETTVFSIASKSFGTPETLLNAHAARQWYKAAGLPESGIARHFCAISSDVAAAENFGIPAERVFAMFDWVGGRYSVWSTIGLPLMVAVGETRFREFLSGANAMDKHFFNAPLRHNIPVLMALLHVWYNNFYGSDGHTAVPYSHNMRRFPAWLNQLDMESCGKSRTIDGEKAGHKTGGIVFGEEGVNCQHAYFQLLHQGTRLIPVDFIVPMTTPHQVGRQHRFTVANAFAQAEALMKGKTLAEARAELTGLPEAEREALAPHKEFPGNRPSNGFLIDRLTPFNLGMLMAAYEHRTFAEGVLWQINPFDQWGVEYGKVLAKNIEPELKQNGDLAHDSSTNGLIRFYRQCQQS